A DNA window from Boseongicola sp. contains the following coding sequences:
- a CDS encoding YebC/PmpR family DNA-binding transcriptional regulator, with translation MAGHSKWANIQHRKGRQDAARSKLFSKLSKEITVAAKMGDPDPEKNPRLRLAVKEAKSNSVPKDVIDRAISKSQAGEGDEFEEIRYEGYGPNGVAVIVEAMTDNRNRTASTVRSTFGKHGGNLGETGSVSFMFERKGEIIYLPEAGDEDTIMMAAIEAGAEDVESSEDEHTIYTADTDLNEVSTSLETELGEAESTKLIWKPSTTTELDLEGAQKLMRLIEVLEDDDDIQRVTANFDISDEVMEQL, from the coding sequence GCGGCAGGATGCTGCGCGCTCTAAGCTATTTTCGAAACTGTCCAAAGAGATCACTGTTGCAGCCAAAATGGGCGATCCGGATCCGGAGAAAAATCCTCGTTTGCGGCTGGCTGTAAAGGAAGCGAAGTCGAACTCGGTTCCGAAGGACGTTATTGATCGCGCAATTTCCAAGTCGCAAGCTGGCGAGGGCGATGAATTCGAAGAGATCCGCTATGAGGGCTATGGGCCGAACGGTGTTGCAGTTATCGTCGAAGCGATGACGGACAATCGTAACCGCACGGCGTCTACCGTTCGTTCGACATTCGGTAAACACGGCGGAAATCTGGGCGAAACCGGATCGGTGAGCTTTATGTTCGAACGCAAGGGCGAGATCATCTATTTGCCCGAAGCGGGTGACGAAGACACGATCATGATGGCAGCGATTGAAGCAGGTGCCGAGGATGTCGAAAGCTCGGAAGATGAGCACACCATCTATACGGCTGATACCGATCTGAACGAAGTCTCAACGTCGCTTGAGACGGAACTTGGCGAGGCCGAATCGACTAAGCTGATCTGGAAGCCTTCCACGACGACAGAGCTGGATCTGGAAGGTGCTCAAAAGTTGATGCGTCTGATCGAGGTTCTGGAGGATGACGACGACATTCAGCGTGTCACCGCTAACTTCGACATTTCCGATGAGGTTATGGAACAGCTCTGA